One window from the genome of Anopheles merus strain MAF chromosome 3R, AmerM5.1, whole genome shotgun sequence encodes:
- the LOC121595160 gene encoding uncharacterized protein LOC121595160, whose translation MWYYHLIILWLTVLIYTANSIWVVEINKLHKSCENPSKRAPFPLDMSKVQIYLSEEDKLVLNGEVTFTQDIFPPWGISIYTHKLDHGEWTPTAYTKSAFNLCMEMHASHEIWYIITKQLNKTNCPYRKGYVEKFDMVDIGSFGFDDVLQDLVGDWRIFVDFRLGSVPHKLQISCMMYEISILEH comes from the exons ATGTGGTACTACCACCTCATCATACTGTGGCTTACCGTGCTGATCTACACTGCAAAC agcattTGGGTGGTGGAGATCAACAAGTTGCATAAATCGTGTGAAAACCCTAGCAAACGAGCGCCCTTCCCGCTCGATATGTCCAAGGTGCAGATCTACCTGTCCGAGGAGGACAAGCTGGTGTTGAACGGTGAGGTGACGTTCACGCAGGACATCTTTCCACCGTGGGGG ATTTCGATCTACACCCACAAATTGGACCACGGCGAATGGACCCCAACGGCGTACACCAAGAGCGCCTTCAATCTGTGTATGGAGATGCACGCGAGCCACGAAATTTGGTACATCATTACGAAGCAATTGAACAAAACTAACTGTCCTTACCGGAAGGGT TATGTAGAAAAGTTCGACATGGTTGACATCGGAAGTTTCGGTTTCGATGATGTGCTGCAGGACCTAGTTGGGGATTGGAGAATTTTTGTCGACTTTAGATTGGGTTCGGTACCGCACAAGCTGCAAATTTCCTGTATGATGTATGAAATTTCCATACTAGAACACTGA